TATACATAATGTCCTAATGACAAGACATAAAAAGCTGAATAATTTAGCGGAGAGTAGATTAACCTCAAATATGACAGATGCTCCTCTTTGAGTTCCATCGCCTCCTATTATGTAAACCTGTATCACAAGTAGAGAATGCCATGAGAGTCTGTCAAGTGTGCCTGAGCTATGAGCTATAATGTCTGAATTTACAGTGTATGGCAAACATCAAGCAAAACAATAGTTAAGCCTTACCTGGTTAATTCCACGATCATGAATGCTGTCAACAATCTTCGAGGTATCATGGCCTCCCCGTGATGTCCCAAGGATAGTACCACCACGTTTATGAATATCGTTCACAACCCTAGGTGTCAAATCAACAGTATTTCGGGAATAGAAACCACTATATCCTCCCTAATATAAGTCAGTTAGAATTAATAAGTGCATAGTAATGAACCTCATGAAATGCAAGACACAACTCTTGTAGAAAAGTAATATCAAACTTATCCCTTTACAAATTATAGAAATGAATCAGACATCAAGTTCATGAGCATATATGGTCACTCACATCTATTCCGAGAACCTTGTTGACACCATACATGTGATAAAGTCCACAGACAATTTCCCTGATCACCGTGTTGAGCCCAGGGCACAAACCACCACATGTTACGATACAGGCATGCACTTCATCCGCCTCAAAATACACCTAAACCAACAGACAACCCATGAATGCAGGCACAACAAACGCAAATCTCATTCCTGTGTAGCATTACTTCAACAGCACCCAGACAAACATAAAATGATATACCTTTTGGCGTGGTCCTGCTCGCCGAAGGTGTGTCCCTCTTGGACTATCCTTGTGGACAACAATCTATAGAAAAGTGTAACCAAGACTAGTTACGCTCACATATACAACACGAAAACTACAGATTAACTCAGCCTAAGCTAATTTCTCTTGATCAAAGATCACATCTCTTGGACATGATCTTCATTCCGTCGCCGCAGTCCAAATTTTTATGTAAACATGACCATCTCAAAATTGAAGAGATCTCAAATAAAAAACCACATCTTTCTACGAAAAGCTCAAAATCCAATTAAGAAAAGAGAGTGCTACCTTTTGAGCAACAGTATCGTCTTCGTTAACAAAATACTGCCTGTTAGGTCACAAAACAGTCATTTTGTACCGAACTGGAAACAAATCAAAAGCAAAAGCATAAATCATATTTCTGGAAAATTCATACGTACTTGACTACAGAGTAAGCAGGATTGGTTTGCAGTGGATTAGGATAAGTCTGTAACCAAAAAACAGCCACCGAATCGAGTCAATCACAGTGTGAGAACACAGCAACTTGAATGCGAAGAGAGAAAGAGAGTGAGTGAGTGAGAAATTTACAGGAAGATCGGACAAGTAATCGGCGAGATGAGGCACGTCTTCGAGCACGTAACCGGCTTCGCCTTTGACGATCTTCAACTTCGGGTCACCGGAAACCGCCATTGTTGTTCTGGAAGAGAAAAACCAGCGGCGAAGTAAAACTGATTTGGAGGAGAAGTGAGAATCTCGAATCAGTAAAATGGTTTAGGCAGAGAGGAGTTAAGCGTAAATTTGAAGAAGTGAGGGGTATTTAAGGGAGGCGGTGATTGGGCCCGTGAGGTCTGGAAAGAACGCATAAAGCCTGAGCGGCACGTGAGTCGTGCTGGTAGAGCGACGTGTCGTTTGTTGTCTGATAGGCTAAAGCGTTGATGGTGACCAAGTCCTTGGGTTAGTGAAAACGGGTGGCGGGTTTTGAGTGGGAGGATTTGGAATAAAAAGGAAAGCGGGAATAATGCGACGTCGTTTTGATGCCGGAAATCAGGCGGCGGATTACCTGGTTTTGGAATAGTGTAATCCAGGTAGGGACAAGTGCAGCGCGGAATAATCATCTTGAACTGGAAATGTGGAATCTAGATGCCACAACGGCTTTGAAATTTGGGCGTTGATGATTCGTCTACAGACTCGAAGTAGTTCCTAGATAATTCTTGTAAATAAACACTGCTAGATTAATCTCGTGAACTTGGTCTACACATTGTCTCCTTGTATTACCGACTTGTTAACGTGTAAATGTATTTTATAATTAATTTGTCAAATGTGAACATTCTTTTTTTTTTAATTTGTGATTTCATGACTTTGGGTTGAATATTTCGGTTTGGCCCTACTTGGGATTTGAACGACTTTGGGTTGAACTTTTCATATATAGTTTCTTTCTTTAAAATAAAATAAACATCGCACGGACTCTTTCTCGGCCCAACCCATTATTTCAAATGAAATTGGCCCACTACTCATTGAACGTGTTGTGGAGTGGTGGACTTGTCGTCTGGGCCTACATAAGAGTCGTGGATTTATAGCTAACCGAAAAAGGCCAAAAGGTCCATCAACAAATCTCGTCGAAAATAAGCCACATCTGACATCGCGCCACGTAGCAAGGTGTGTCGTCTTAAAAAAGCAAGCGTCACAGAAATTCGTAGTTTCGTACAAACCCCATTAAATTTCTCATAAATCTTCGCACCTTCCATTTTCTCTCTATCTCTAGAACCATCATCGTCTCTCGTTTCTCTAAAAGCGAAAGAAGAAGCTAAGAAGAAGAAGAAGAAGCACCCAAAACGATGTCGTGGCAGCAGTACGTGGACGAGCACTTGATGTGCGATATCGACGGCAACTCTCTCACCGCCGCCGCCATCCTCGGCCAAGACGGCAGCGTCTGGTCTCAGAGCTCCAACTTCCCTCAGGTTCTCTCTCTTTCTCTCTCTCTCTCTTCAACTTTGAGCTGCAGATTTACTTCATCGCTGGATCTGATTTTGTTATGGTAGCTAGGTAGCTATGATCTGATGCTTGATGAAGTGAAATTTGAAGTCTGTGTTGTTATTGATCTTAATTGAAAAGATTTGATATCAAATCAGATGGTTATTTATTGATGTTTAGTATGCGAATCAGATTAGCTAGGACAAATTGTACTTGGATTTATACTTGGATTGTTGTTGATCGGCGTTATTGGTTGTCTGGTGGTTGTAGTTTAAGCCGGAAGAGATTGCGGCCATCATGAAAGATTTTGATCAGCCCGGAACGCTTGCACCGACAGGTTTATTTCTCGGTGGGACTAAATATATGGTGATTCAAGGTGAAGCAGGTGCCGTGATTCGAGGAAAGAAGGTAAGGATTTAGCTTACTTGTGTATCTCCTATGTATGCGTTTTAAGTTTGGATGCAAAATGTGCGAGAATGCCTTGATTTGTAGCTCGATTCTAATGGTAGTGCTT
The window above is part of the Fragaria vesca subsp. vesca linkage group LG2, FraVesHawaii_1.0, whole genome shotgun sequence genome. Proteins encoded here:
- the LOC101294035 gene encoding profilin-like; translation: MSWQQYVDEHLMCDIDGNSLTAAAILGQDGSVWSQSSNFPQFKPEEIAAIMKDFDQPGTLAPTGLFLGGTKYMVIQGEAGAVIRGKKGSGGVTVKKTNQALIIGIYDEPMTPGQCNMVVERLGDYLVEQGL